A genomic window from Halogeometricum borinquense DSM 11551 includes:
- a CDS encoding pyruvoyl-dependent arginine decarboxylase — protein sequence MNTIYVVRGVGTAPTEMASYDAALAAANIHNYNLVAVSSVIPADTTVEEVDTAPDLGPAGNRLTVVEARATTSDAGTVSAGLGWTVGPGPGLFYEASGADAEEVRHAIEAGLSSGRNLRDWQFDNERVTTTTADADGEGYTTAITVAAYGQSEPIF from the coding sequence ATGAACACGATCTACGTCGTTCGCGGTGTGGGAACCGCCCCTACCGAAATGGCGTCGTACGACGCTGCACTCGCCGCCGCCAACATCCACAACTACAACCTCGTCGCTGTCTCTTCTGTCATTCCCGCCGACACCACGGTGGAGGAAGTAGACACCGCACCCGACCTTGGTCCGGCAGGCAACCGCCTCACCGTTGTCGAAGCGCGCGCGACGACGAGCGACGCGGGAACCGTTTCGGCCGGACTCGGATGGACGGTCGGTCCCGGCCCGGGACTGTTCTACGAGGCGTCCGGCGCGGACGCCGAGGAGGTCCGTCACGCTATCGAGGCGGGACTCAGTTCTGGTCGGAACCTCCGAGATTGGCAGTTTGACAACGAACGCGTCACAACGACGACGGCAGACGCCGACGGCGAGGGATACACGACTGCCATTACCGTGGCCGCGTACGGACAGAGCGAACCGATTTTCTGA
- a CDS encoding DUF5811 family protein — protein sequence MNGNNPYAGAPGVVDAGRPEESELSTAQVRRLREAVAGIVTRTQTYLPEGYAVGSELSYGSNGPQATVAVHPPVGRPISAGFTPDEEDLDSGLTESDRDEVAQGLAASAAFQVMNAVGDELTPTAR from the coding sequence ATGAACGGAAACAACCCCTACGCGGGTGCTCCCGGTGTGGTAGATGCAGGTCGCCCGGAGGAGTCCGAACTTTCCACGGCGCAGGTTCGGCGACTTCGTGAGGCCGTCGCCGGTATCGTCACGCGGACGCAGACGTACCTCCCAGAAGGCTACGCTGTGGGTTCGGAACTCTCCTACGGGTCCAACGGCCCGCAGGCGACTGTTGCCGTCCACCCGCCGGTCGGTCGGCCAATCAGCGCCGGATTCACGCCGGACGAGGAGGATCTGGACTCGGGACTCACTGAATCGGACCGCGACGAGGTGGCTCAGGGACTCGCTGCCTCCGCGGCGTTTCAGGTGATGAACGCTGTCGGCGACGAGTTGACGCCGACCGCTCGGTAA